One stretch of Paraburkholderia fungorum DNA includes these proteins:
- a CDS encoding sensor histidine kinase: MTSIRRWLLGWLIFGMAAASGMAGYGIFHTARQEASELFDYELRTVALSLPSNLAGVGNGEHRDPDLGDLADDRIVIQIWGGDGELIYHSTREPAISRQPAGFSTVERGRYHWRIFGVEQKGRYVQVAQPVSVREDLALQLALHTLWPLALLVPVTIVLVLLVVARGLGPIGGLSRALTTRSIDSLEPLRLDGTVPVEIKPLVEALNDLLQRLHTASQAQRTFIADAAHELRSPLAALKLQLQAASRDGSLKGEGQALERVEGRVNRIIHLVQQLLTLAREDAHLVTSMKPVSLRRIGEQVVGDFSLLAEAKGIDLGLECEHAQTDDDAYTVLAEPHGMNVLLANLVNNAIRHTPHGGRVDVIVRRAEGGRVGLAVVDTGTGIPEAELERVFDRFYRGENAQGEGSGLGLAIVSRIAGRHQLDLSLRNNVGRPGLCVTVTGLKAQEAEAAAAAASTRT, translated from the coding sequence ATGACGTCGATTCGCCGCTGGCTGCTGGGCTGGCTGATTTTCGGCATGGCGGCGGCGTCGGGCATGGCTGGATACGGCATCTTTCACACGGCGCGGCAGGAGGCCAGCGAGCTGTTCGACTATGAACTGCGCACGGTCGCGCTGTCGTTACCGTCGAACCTCGCGGGCGTCGGCAACGGCGAGCATCGCGATCCCGATCTCGGCGATCTCGCCGACGACCGCATCGTCATCCAGATCTGGGGCGGCGACGGCGAGCTGATTTATCACTCGACGCGCGAACCGGCAATCTCGCGTCAACCGGCCGGTTTCAGCACGGTGGAGCGCGGCCGCTATCACTGGCGCATTTTCGGGGTCGAGCAGAAGGGCCGCTATGTGCAGGTCGCGCAGCCGGTCTCCGTGCGCGAGGATCTCGCGCTGCAACTGGCGCTGCATACGCTGTGGCCGCTCGCGTTGCTGGTGCCGGTGACGATCGTGCTGGTGCTGCTGGTGGTGGCGCGCGGGTTGGGGCCGATCGGCGGGCTGTCGCGCGCACTGACCACGCGTTCGATCGATTCACTCGAGCCGTTGCGTCTGGACGGCACCGTGCCGGTCGAGATCAAGCCGCTGGTCGAAGCGCTCAACGATCTGTTGCAGCGCTTGCATACGGCGTCGCAGGCGCAGCGCACGTTTATCGCGGATGCCGCGCACGAACTGCGTTCGCCACTCGCCGCGCTGAAGCTGCAACTCCAGGCGGCATCGCGCGATGGGTCGTTGAAGGGCGAGGGGCAGGCGCTCGAACGCGTCGAAGGGCGGGTCAACCGGATCATCCACCTGGTACAGCAGTTATTGACGCTGGCGCGCGAGGACGCGCACCTGGTCACGTCGATGAAACCGGTTAGCCTGCGACGGATCGGCGAGCAGGTGGTCGGCGATTTTTCGCTGCTGGCGGAGGCGAAGGGGATCGACCTCGGTCTCGAATGCGAGCACGCTCAAACGGACGACGACGCTTACACCGTGCTGGCCGAGCCGCACGGCATGAACGTTCTGCTGGCGAATCTGGTCAACAACGCGATTCGCCATACGCCTCACGGCGGGCGTGTCGACGTGATCGTCCGGCGGGCGGAAGGCGGGCGCGTCGGGCTGGCGGTCGTCGATACCGGGACGGGCATCCCCGAGGCCGAACTCGAGCGCGTGTTCGACCGGTTTTATCGCGGCGAGAACGCGCAGGGCGAGGGCAGCGGCCTCGGTCTTGCCATCGTTTCGCGGATTGCGGGGCGGCATCAACTGGATCTTTCGCTGCGCAATAACGTGGGGCGGCCGGGTTTGTGCGTCACGGTGACGGGGCTGAAGGCGCAAGAGGCCGAAGCGGCAGCGGCGGCGGCATCCACCAGAACGTGA
- a CDS encoding response regulator: MRLLLVEDDDMIAETVLGAMRRAGYAIDWAEDGRAAELSLGNGVYDLVLLDLGLPKKDGIDVLNAYRKNGGDAPVIILTARDAVDDRIRGLDAGADDYLIKPFDLDELAARVRALSRRRTGQKQPVYAHGELTLDPAAHEVTLNGAALPLVPREFALLHALIEQPTRVFTKAELEEKLYGWGEEVGSNTIEVHVHSLRRKIGAEQVVTVRGVGYRLKRCG, encoded by the coding sequence ATGCGTCTGCTACTGGTAGAAGACGACGACATGATTGCAGAGACGGTGTTAGGCGCGATGCGCCGCGCCGGCTATGCGATCGACTGGGCCGAAGACGGTCGCGCAGCCGAGTTGTCGCTGGGAAACGGCGTGTACGACCTCGTCCTGCTCGACCTCGGTCTGCCGAAGAAAGACGGCATCGACGTGCTCAATGCCTACCGGAAGAACGGCGGCGACGCGCCGGTCATCATCCTGACCGCGCGCGATGCGGTGGACGACCGGATTCGCGGTCTCGACGCCGGCGCCGACGACTATCTGATCAAGCCGTTCGATCTCGACGAACTGGCCGCGCGCGTGCGCGCACTGTCGCGGCGGCGCACCGGCCAGAAGCAGCCGGTCTATGCGCACGGCGAACTGACGCTCGATCCCGCCGCGCACGAAGTCACGCTGAACGGAGCGGCGTTGCCGCTCGTGCCGCGCGAATTCGCGCTGCTGCATGCGTTGATCGAACAGCCCACGCGAGTCTTCACGAAGGCCGAGCTCGAAGAAAAACTGTACGGCTGGGGCGAGGAAGTCGGCAGCAACACGATTGAAGTGCATGTGCACAGTCTGCGCCGCAAGATCGGCGCGGAGCAGGTCGTGACGGTGCGCGGCGTGGGCTATCGCCTGAAGAGGTGCGGATGA
- a CDS encoding DUF2515 family protein, protein MTKCDNQRCPICYPNWKEEEAAAKKRAEDDHQDCINCWRFYQKKAEAIVSAGDPIARNRRINAAYARLWLDDRRFQWAGLAAFASKQVGCGLLNAAEFISKSNRERNAYQQWEKQSSLLERMAPYGSPRMPIPDQVNGAGAGNVYQMLAKGNTALFLDIWPLHMFFKEFGLQRFKRCLQERRELNGSVAWPLADSVPFGVTKTQVVQGFEAIDAGAITKSVELLAWHEQINILQPAMYDDQNFALLMRANQFAWALNIPTGSAREIQLTLANQCTVTGASARYETFSKEPLANLADGRQRMAFVLRAALRFDQLLKDPIQRHFVENSLFLIAHGDA, encoded by the coding sequence ATGACAAAGTGTGATAACCAACGTTGTCCAATCTGTTACCCGAACTGGAAAGAGGAAGAAGCTGCCGCAAAAAAGCGCGCAGAAGATGACCACCAGGACTGCATCAACTGTTGGCGCTTCTATCAGAAAAAAGCGGAAGCCATCGTTTCTGCCGGCGATCCGATCGCCCGTAACCGACGAATCAATGCGGCCTATGCGCGATTGTGGTTAGATGACCGCCGCTTCCAGTGGGCAGGACTGGCTGCATTCGCATCCAAACAAGTCGGATGCGGCCTGCTTAACGCCGCGGAGTTCATTAGCAAGTCAAATCGCGAACGCAACGCGTATCAGCAATGGGAAAAACAGAGCTCCCTGCTTGAACGGATGGCACCCTACGGATCGCCGCGCATGCCCATTCCCGATCAGGTCAACGGCGCTGGCGCCGGGAATGTTTATCAAATGCTTGCCAAGGGCAACACCGCGCTCTTCCTGGACATCTGGCCACTGCACATGTTCTTTAAGGAGTTCGGTTTGCAGCGGTTCAAGCGCTGTCTGCAGGAGCGTCGGGAACTGAACGGATCGGTCGCATGGCCGCTCGCTGATAGCGTTCCGTTTGGGGTTACCAAAACGCAAGTTGTACAGGGGTTTGAAGCGATTGATGCTGGCGCTATCACTAAAAGTGTCGAATTACTCGCGTGGCATGAACAGATCAACATTTTGCAACCGGCCATGTACGACGATCAGAACTTCGCTCTATTGATGCGGGCCAATCAGTTCGCATGGGCGCTGAACATTCCGACCGGATCGGCGCGCGAAATCCAGCTAACGCTCGCCAACCAGTGCACCGTAACAGGCGCTAGTGCAAGATATGAAACGTTCAGCAAGGAGCCTTTGGCCAATCTTGCGGACGGCCGCCAGCGGATGGCGTTTGTTTTACGCGCTGCGCTGCGGTTCGATCAGCTCTTGAAGGACCCGATTCAGCGGCATTTTGTGGAGAATTCCCTGTTCCTTATCGCGCACGGAGACGCCTGA
- a CDS encoding flagellar biosynthesis sigma factor: protein MQITKLHRRRRLACAGFVLTALLAIYAIARPSDELVLAIGEPYEQVRLQSPSVLPAIEPDANWGGLASRPARLRFVDPQYGFVAPAAKFLAVHYDSKGNVDSVTLSPQVATLLLDDAMQVLTDLQDQLRRGGWKPFREARSQPIEDTPARRAEIQTCVAPTSYWQAGIKYQLSLNIRCFRSEQHPDDERYLITLDLGPPVFEDSVVP, encoded by the coding sequence ATGCAGATCACAAAACTTCATCGGCGTCGGCGCCTTGCTTGCGCAGGGTTTGTACTCACCGCCCTGTTGGCTATTTACGCGATAGCGCGTCCATCGGATGAATTAGTGCTTGCGATTGGAGAGCCGTATGAACAGGTAAGGCTTCAGTCTCCGTCGGTCTTGCCGGCTATCGAGCCCGATGCAAACTGGGGTGGCTTGGCAAGCCGCCCTGCCCGATTGCGTTTCGTCGATCCCCAATACGGTTTTGTCGCTCCCGCAGCGAAATTCCTGGCGGTACATTACGACAGCAAGGGGAATGTCGACTCCGTTACGCTATCCCCGCAAGTGGCGACATTGCTCCTTGATGATGCGATGCAAGTCCTAACGGATTTGCAGGACCAGCTTCGACGCGGAGGGTGGAAGCCATTTCGAGAAGCACGAAGCCAGCCTATAGAAGACACGCCCGCGAGACGCGCAGAAATTCAAACGTGCGTGGCACCTACGAGCTATTGGCAAGCCGGAATCAAATACCAACTCTCGCTAAATATTCGCTGCTTTCGCAGCGAACAGCATCCGGACGATGAGCGTTACCTGATCACGTTGGACCTGGGGCCGCCCGTCTTTGAAGACTCAGTTGTCCCTTGA
- a CDS encoding TolC family protein, translated as MPVFDAATAATPTVISSTALRHLRRLTPVFAVLVTGCTWYHPEPLAPQNTSTSAHSLERIQIDSSKMPLPELAAHRFDPSDGLDLDELAMLAVANNPDLKLSRDDLGIARAQAYSAGLLPDPQLSVSSDYPGELGTTRAFNYGLSIDVMAIVLRSANKQSADATVAKTDLGLLWQEWQIVAQARQLFIKTRFQQDTLPLLQQQRDLARTRYERMAEARRDGNLTDDTLTAALTAYSDARKQFSDAERAAEQTHHDLNALLGLAPEVRVQLSGDDRIEPLTDTALDATLPGLAQRRPDLIALQAGYQAQEQKYRAAILSQFPSLSVGFVRARDTSNIYTSGFQINLSLPIFNRNQGNVAIERATRQRLRDEYQTRLNQAYADVAHLRADTVILSRQLQQTEAALPDVDLAAQHAAAAFADHNLALGAYTDAQSASLIKRIDIATLRESLAEQRVGLQALLGSAIPDAFTSAQTFTDSHAK; from the coding sequence TTGCCCGTTTTCGACGCCGCGACTGCGGCTACACCCACGGTCATATCGAGCACGGCGTTGCGCCATCTGCGCAGGCTCACGCCCGTTTTCGCGGTGCTCGTCACCGGTTGCACGTGGTACCACCCTGAACCGCTTGCACCGCAAAACACGTCGACGTCCGCGCATTCGCTCGAACGTATCCAGATCGATTCGTCGAAGATGCCGCTGCCAGAGCTGGCCGCGCATCGCTTCGATCCGTCCGACGGGCTCGATCTCGACGAACTCGCGATGCTCGCAGTCGCCAACAATCCCGATCTCAAACTGTCGCGCGACGACCTCGGCATAGCGCGCGCGCAAGCATATTCGGCGGGTTTGCTGCCCGATCCGCAACTAAGCGTGTCGAGCGACTATCCAGGCGAGCTCGGCACCACGCGCGCGTTCAACTACGGCCTGAGCATCGACGTGATGGCGATCGTGTTGCGCAGCGCGAATAAACAATCCGCCGACGCCACCGTCGCCAAAACCGATCTCGGCCTGCTATGGCAGGAATGGCAGATCGTCGCGCAGGCGCGGCAACTGTTCATCAAGACGCGCTTTCAGCAGGACACGTTGCCGCTTCTCCAGCAACAGCGCGACCTCGCGCGTACCCGCTACGAGCGCATGGCCGAAGCGCGTCGCGACGGCAACCTGACCGACGACACGCTGACCGCCGCGCTCACCGCTTACAGCGACGCCCGCAAGCAATTCTCCGACGCCGAACGCGCAGCCGAACAGACGCATCACGACCTGAACGCGTTGCTCGGCCTTGCGCCCGAGGTCCGCGTGCAGCTTTCGGGCGACGACCGCATCGAACCGCTCACCGACACGGCACTCGACGCAACACTGCCCGGTCTCGCGCAACGCCGTCCCGATCTGATCGCACTGCAAGCCGGTTATCAGGCACAGGAGCAGAAATATCGCGCGGCGATCCTGAGCCAGTTTCCGAGCCTTTCCGTGGGCTTCGTACGCGCACGCGATACGTCGAACATCTACACCAGCGGCTTCCAGATCAACCTGAGCCTGCCGATCTTCAATCGCAATCAGGGCAACGTCGCGATCGAAAGAGCGACCCGTCAACGCCTGCGCGACGAATATCAAACGCGCTTGAATCAGGCCTATGCGGACGTCGCCCATCTTCGCGCGGACACCGTGATTCTCTCGCGTCAACTTCAGCAGACCGAAGCCGCATTGCCCGACGTGGACCTCGCCGCACAGCACGCCGCTGCGGCCTTCGCCGATCACAACCTCGCACTCGGCGCATACACCGATGCGCAAAGCGCGTCGCTCATCAAACGTATCGACATCGCGACACTGCGCGAATCGCTCGCCGAACAACGCGTTGGCTTGCAGGCGCTGCTAGGCAGTGCGATACCCGACGCCTTCACATCCGCTCAGACCTTCACCGACTCTCATGCGAAATAA
- a CDS encoding efflux RND transporter periplasmic adaptor subunit, translating into MSAAACSALAYMTIHASPAASAPAAAPDASSQPVVSVQTVRVQQATIAQPVRAFGIVAASASNLTTVNLPYVARIVQMRVQSGQTVTRGTPLFAVQADPAAVLAATQARSAVTLAQGELARTQSLLDKGLATQSQLATARKALDDAQQASAAQNETGVASGNKIVTAPIDGVVMQLSAAQGDQVQAGAPILQLAGGNSRNSHDLRANVTLGVEPSEAASIHAGDSVTLRGLSTSLARTTANGSVMLVGAAVNQQSQLVDIGANVPLAQTPFIPGTRVSADIATRAGTHWIVPRAAVLKDDKGAYVFQITPQNKARRVAVITRVENGDRYGVDGPIDAAQGLVVSGNYELKDGMAVRTSGGAPQ; encoded by the coding sequence ATGTCCGCCGCGGCCTGCAGTGCACTCGCGTACATGACCATCCACGCATCGCCTGCGGCAAGCGCCCCCGCAGCGGCACCGGACGCGTCGAGCCAACCCGTCGTATCCGTGCAAACCGTTCGCGTGCAGCAGGCAACGATTGCGCAACCGGTCCGTGCTTTCGGCATCGTCGCGGCATCCGCATCGAATCTGACGACAGTCAATCTGCCGTACGTCGCGCGAATCGTGCAGATGCGCGTGCAGTCCGGGCAAACGGTGACGCGCGGCACGCCGCTCTTCGCCGTGCAGGCCGACCCGGCCGCCGTGCTCGCCGCGACCCAGGCAAGAAGCGCGGTGACCCTCGCACAGGGCGAACTGGCGCGCACACAGTCGCTGCTCGACAAAGGGCTTGCCACGCAGTCGCAACTCGCGACCGCCCGCAAGGCACTCGACGATGCACAGCAGGCCAGCGCCGCGCAGAACGAGACCGGCGTCGCGAGCGGCAACAAAATCGTGACCGCGCCGATCGACGGCGTGGTCATGCAACTGTCGGCCGCACAGGGCGACCAGGTGCAGGCGGGCGCGCCAATCCTGCAGCTCGCGGGCGGCAATAGCCGCAATAGCCACGATTTGCGCGCCAACGTGACGCTAGGCGTCGAGCCGTCAGAAGCCGCCTCTATTCATGCGGGCGATTCCGTCACGTTGCGCGGCCTGTCCACCTCGCTCGCGAGAACCACGGCGAACGGCAGCGTGATGCTGGTCGGCGCAGCAGTCAACCAGCAGAGCCAGCTCGTCGACATCGGCGCGAACGTGCCGCTTGCCCAGACGCCGTTCATTCCGGGCACCCGCGTCAGCGCCGATATCGCGACCCGCGCCGGCACGCACTGGATCGTGCCGCGCGCGGCCGTGCTGAAAGACGACAAAGGCGCCTACGTTTTTCAGATTACCCCGCAAAACAAGGCTCGCCGTGTAGCGGTGATCACTCGTGTAGAAAACGGCGACCGCTATGGCGTGGATGGTCCGATCGATGCCGCGCAAGGACTCGTGGTCAGCGGCAACTATGAATTGAAAGACGGCATGGCGGTGCGAACCAGCGGAGGCGCGCCGCAATGA
- a CDS encoding efflux RND transporter permease subunit → MNFGQWMQTHRRSLLFVIALLAIAGALTAFRLPISLFPNVAFPRAVISLDAGDRPAEQMATLVTMPVEEALRRVPNVRDVESKTSRGAAEISLNFDWGTDMAQATLQAQAALSEILATLPQGTSMQVRRMDPTVFPVLAYSLTSTQQSLSALHDLAQFQMRPLLSSVEGVARVDVTGGAQDEFEVAVDPARLAAYKLSLADVSKAIGASNVLMANGRIEDHDKLYLVITNTTITQLDELRNVVVSANGATQIRLGDIATVRQGVMPQWLRVTADGQDAVLLNVYQQPGANSVAMARAIRAKIADFQHQMPPGVHLSNWYDQSELVIASATSVRDAIMIGVVLAALTLFVFLRNWKITAIAVALVPVVMAATILLLDVFGMGFNIMTLGGMAAAVGLVIDDAIVMIEHIVRRMREGGSRAFHGRVMAAALEFTRPLAGSSAATLIIFVPLAFLSGVTGAFFKALSVTMASALFISFLVTWLAVPILCDRWLKPKDAEEHAETRFASWMNRRYAFLVERVTARPLLVLIGLVPLIVVAAIAFTRVGSGFMPTMDEGGFVLDYHTEPGTSITETDRLMKQIEAIVRANPNVATYSRRTGAGLGGDLNEPNKGDFFVRLKSGNREPIDTVMEEIRSQVETQVPGVSVELAQLMEDLIGDLTAVPQPVQIKIFSDDQNTLDTTARKVAARIGQIQGVVDVNDGINPAGDALELHILPAAAAAEGMDPQSIAQAVSDMVEGNVATQFQNGPKTVGVRVRVDGALKLTDTQLGQLQIRAPDGHLFALNRVADQIKVTGQPEISRDNLKRMVAVTARIDGRDLGSTIADVQKALGDKSLLPTGVYYELGGLYQQQQIAFKGLLTVFGAAIALVFGLLLFLYERFRVALAVMAMPLLAAGAVFIGLWITGIELNISAMMGMTMIIGIVTEVAIFYVSELQSLVREEMPFDEALLSAGRNRLRPIAMTTIAAILALLPLAFALGQGSAMQQPLAIAIISGLIVQLPLVLLLLPVLLKLLMKKQAI, encoded by the coding sequence ATGAATTTCGGTCAATGGATGCAAACGCACCGGCGTTCGCTGCTGTTCGTGATTGCGCTGCTCGCGATTGCGGGCGCGCTCACCGCGTTCCGTCTGCCGATCTCGCTGTTTCCGAACGTCGCGTTTCCACGCGCCGTCATCTCGCTCGACGCAGGCGACCGCCCCGCCGAACAGATGGCCACACTCGTCACGATGCCGGTCGAAGAAGCGCTGCGGCGGGTGCCGAACGTGCGCGACGTGGAATCGAAAACCAGTCGCGGCGCGGCCGAGATCTCGCTGAACTTCGACTGGGGCACCGACATGGCGCAAGCCACGTTGCAGGCGCAGGCGGCGCTCAGCGAAATTCTCGCGACGCTGCCACAAGGCACCTCGATGCAGGTCCGGCGCATGGACCCGACGGTGTTTCCGGTGCTCGCCTACAGCCTCACGTCGACGCAGCAGTCGCTATCGGCTCTGCACGATCTGGCGCAATTCCAGATGCGGCCTCTGCTGTCTTCGGTGGAAGGCGTGGCGCGGGTCGATGTGACGGGCGGCGCTCAGGACGAGTTCGAAGTCGCCGTCGATCCCGCGCGCCTCGCCGCGTACAAGCTGTCGCTCGCGGATGTATCGAAGGCGATCGGCGCGAGCAACGTGCTGATGGCGAACGGCCGTATCGAAGATCACGACAAGCTGTATCTCGTGATTACCAACACCACCATCACGCAACTCGACGAACTGCGCAACGTGGTGGTGTCCGCGAACGGCGCGACGCAAATCCGTCTCGGCGACATCGCCACCGTTCGCCAGGGCGTGATGCCGCAATGGCTGCGCGTCACCGCCGACGGCCAGGACGCCGTGCTGCTCAACGTGTATCAGCAGCCGGGCGCGAACAGCGTGGCGATGGCGCGGGCGATCCGCGCGAAGATCGCCGACTTCCAGCATCAGATGCCGCCCGGCGTGCATCTGTCGAACTGGTACGACCAGAGCGAACTGGTGATCGCGTCGGCCACCAGCGTGCGCGACGCGATCATGATCGGCGTGGTGCTGGCCGCGTTGACCCTGTTCGTGTTTCTGCGCAACTGGAAGATCACCGCGATCGCGGTTGCGCTGGTGCCGGTCGTGATGGCCGCGACCATCCTGTTGCTCGACGTGTTCGGCATGGGCTTCAACATCATGACGCTGGGCGGGATGGCGGCGGCAGTGGGTCTCGTCATCGACGATGCGATCGTGATGATCGAACATATCGTGCGACGCATGCGCGAAGGCGGCTCACGCGCATTTCATGGCCGCGTGATGGCCGCCGCGCTCGAATTCACGCGGCCGCTGGCGGGATCGTCGGCGGCGACGTTGATCATCTTCGTGCCGCTGGCATTTTTGTCCGGCGTGACCGGCGCGTTCTTCAAGGCGCTGTCGGTGACGATGGCAAGCGCGCTGTTCATTTCGTTTCTCGTCACGTGGCTCGCGGTGCCGATTCTGTGCGACCGCTGGCTCAAACCGAAGGACGCCGAGGAGCATGCGGAAACGCGCTTCGCGTCGTGGATGAACCGGCGCTATGCATTCCTCGTCGAGCGCGTCACCGCCCGGCCGCTGCTCGTGCTGATCGGCCTCGTGCCGCTGATCGTGGTCGCCGCCATCGCGTTCACGCGAGTCGGCAGCGGCTTCATGCCGACCATGGACGAAGGCGGCTTCGTGCTCGACTACCACACGGAACCGGGCACGTCGATCACGGAGACCGACCGGCTGATGAAGCAGATCGAGGCCATCGTCCGCGCGAATCCGAATGTCGCGACTTACTCGCGTCGAACCGGAGCGGGCCTGGGTGGCGATCTGAACGAACCGAACAAGGGCGACTTTTTCGTCCGATTGAAGTCGGGCAATCGTGAACCGATCGACACCGTGATGGAAGAAATCCGCTCGCAGGTCGAGACTCAGGTGCCCGGCGTCAGCGTCGAACTCGCGCAGTTGATGGAAGATCTGATCGGCGACCTGACGGCCGTCCCGCAACCCGTGCAGATCAAGATTTTCTCCGACGACCAGAACACGCTCGACACCACCGCGCGCAAAGTCGCGGCCCGCATCGGCCAGATTCAGGGCGTGGTGGATGTGAACGACGGCATCAATCCCGCCGGTGACGCGCTCGAATTGCACATCCTGCCCGCCGCAGCCGCAGCCGAAGGCATGGACCCGCAATCGATCGCACAGGCCGTATCGGACATGGTCGAAGGCAACGTCGCGACGCAGTTCCAGAACGGCCCGAAAACGGTCGGCGTGCGAGTGCGAGTGGACGGCGCGTTGAAACTGACGGATACGCAACTCGGCCAGTTGCAGATACGCGCGCCGGACGGCCATCTGTTCGCGCTGAACCGCGTGGCCGATCAGATCAAGGTGACGGGTCAGCCGGAAATCAGCCGCGACAATCTGAAACGGATGGTGGCAGTCACCGCACGTATCGACGGACGCGATCTGGGCTCGACCATCGCCGACGTGCAGAAAGCGCTCGGCGACAAGAGCCTGTTACCCACCGGCGTGTACTACGAGCTGGGCGGTTTGTATCAGCAGCAGCAGATTGCGTTCAAGGGCTTGCTGACGGTGTTCGGCGCGGCGATTGCGCTCGTGTTCGGCTTGCTGCTGTTTCTGTACGAACGCTTTCGCGTCGCGCTGGCGGTGATGGCGATGCCGTTGCTCGCAGCGGGCGCGGTATTCATCGGCTTATGGATCACCGGCATCGAGTTGAACATCTCCGCAATGATGGGCATGACGATGATTATCGGCATCGTCACCGAGGTCGCGATTTTCTATGTGTCGGAATTGCAGTCGCTGGTGCGTGAGGAAATGCCGTTCGATGAGGCATTGTTGAGCGCGGGCCGCAATCGTCTGCGCCCTATCGCGATGACGACGATAGCCGCGATTCTCGCGTTGCTGCCGCTGGCATTCGCGCTCGGGCAAGGTTCGGCGATGCAGCAGCCGCTGGCGATTGCGATTATCTCCGGGTTGATCGTGCAGTTGCCGCTGGTGCTGTTGTTGCTGCCGGTTTTGCTGAAGCTGCTGATGAAGAAGCAGGCGATCTAA
- the hpnK gene encoding hopanoid biosynthesis-associated protein HpnK has translation MEIKPRGLIVTADDFGLHQRVNLAVERAHRDGVLSAASLMIGAPAARDAVARARDLPHLRVGLHLVLADGAALMPRTAIRALLDEHGRFGDNMVRDGVRFFFLPHVRKQLAREIRAQFDAFARTGLTLDHVNTHKHFHLHPTVLGMILAIGRDYGMTAMRLPFEPDAPLWLRPWIAQVRARLDRAGIVHNDYVVGITHTGRMDEAAWLAALAGLPEGVGEIYCHPALPGDTALSDGMRDYRHADELHALLSPRVAAAIDSLGARLGGFADVLM, from the coding sequence ATGGAAATTAAGCCGCGCGGCCTCATCGTCACCGCCGACGATTTCGGCTTGCACCAGCGCGTGAATCTGGCGGTCGAACGCGCGCATCGCGATGGCGTGCTGAGCGCCGCGAGCCTGATGATCGGCGCACCCGCTGCGCGCGATGCAGTGGCACGCGCGCGCGATCTGCCGCATTTGCGGGTCGGCCTGCACCTGGTGCTGGCTGACGGCGCGGCGCTGATGCCGCGCACGGCGATTCGCGCGCTGCTCGACGAACATGGCCGTTTCGGCGACAACATGGTGCGCGACGGCGTGCGGTTTTTCTTCCTGCCTCATGTGCGAAAACAGCTGGCCCGCGAGATCCGCGCGCAGTTCGACGCGTTTGCGCGAACCGGGCTGACTCTCGACCACGTCAACACACACAAGCATTTTCATCTGCATCCGACGGTGCTCGGAATGATTCTCGCGATTGGCCGCGACTACGGCATGACGGCGATGCGTTTGCCGTTCGAGCCCGACGCGCCGCTGTGGTTGAGGCCGTGGATCGCGCAGGTGAGGGCGCGTCTCGATCGCGCTGGAATCGTCCACAACGACTATGTCGTCGGTATCACGCACACGGGACGGATGGACGAGGCGGCATGGCTCGCGGCGCTTGCCGGTTTGCCCGAAGGTGTGGGCGAGATTTATTGCCACCCTGCATTGCCGGGCGACACCGCGCTGAGTGACGGCATGCGCGATTACCGGCATGCCGATGAATTGCACGCGTTGTTATCGCCGAGGGTGGCTGCGGCGATCGACTCGCTGGGCGCGAGGCTCGGCGGATTCGCCGACGTACTGATGTGA